A single region of the Pontimicrobium sp. SW4 genome encodes:
- the murQ gene encoding N-acetylmuramic acid 6-phosphate etherase — MNFTKTTEQDSNYNHLEKMSVSELLTNINNEDKTVPFAIEKALPQIEILIEQVIGKLKSGGRLFYIGAGTSGRLGIVDASECPPTFGVPHELVVGLIAGGDNAIRKAVEFAEDSTTQGWEDLQKHTISNNDVVIGIAASGTTPYVIAALEKCNNNNIITGCITCNHNSPLSQTAKYPIEVIVGPEFVTGSSRMKAGTAQKLVLNMITTATMIQLGKVKGNKMVDMQLSNNKLVDRGVKMLMNELNITAEEASKLLDKYKSVRASIKAFKNGN, encoded by the coding sequence ATGAATTTTACAAAAACTACAGAGCAAGATTCTAACTATAATCATCTTGAAAAGATGAGTGTTTCAGAATTACTCACCAACATAAATAATGAAGACAAAACCGTTCCTTTTGCTATTGAAAAAGCATTGCCACAAATTGAAATACTTATTGAACAAGTAATTGGTAAATTAAAATCTGGGGGGCGCTTATTTTATATTGGTGCTGGTACTAGTGGACGCTTAGGTATTGTTGATGCAAGTGAATGTCCTCCTACTTTCGGAGTTCCTCATGAACTAGTTGTAGGGCTTATAGCTGGAGGTGATAACGCAATTAGAAAAGCTGTAGAATTTGCTGAAGATTCTACAACTCAAGGTTGGGAAGATTTACAAAAACATACCATTTCTAATAATGATGTAGTTATTGGTATTGCTGCTTCTGGTACTACTCCTTATGTAATTGCTGCTTTAGAAAAGTGCAACAATAACAATATTATTACTGGATGTATCACCTGTAATCATAATAGTCCTTTATCGCAAACAGCAAAATATCCCATTGAAGTTATTGTAGGCCCAGAATTTGTTACTGGTAGCTCACGAATGAAAGCTGGAACTGCACAAAAATTAGTGTTAAATATGATTACTACTGCTACAATGATTCAATTGGGAAAAGTAAAAGGAAACAAAATGGTTGATATGCAACTAAGCAATAATAAATTAGTTGATAGAGGAGTAAAAATGCTCATGAATGAATTGAATATTACCGCTGAAGAAGCATCTAAACTACTTGATAAATATAAAAGCGTAAGAGCATCTATAAAAGCATTTAAGAATGGAAACTAA
- a CDS encoding pentapeptide repeat-containing protein, producing MLPLVLDKTFKNEDYTKTSLPKAEYDNCIFIDCAFESCFLSTISFLECEFINCNLTNTKLKETTFKDVFFRDCKMIGMPFYECNTFLLSVNFKNCNLDLAAFNHLKITDTVFNDCSLQQTDFTETDLSRTQFDNCNLKDATFENTILEASDFKTAYNFNFSPNRNKMKGAKFSKSNVIGLLSAHHIIIE from the coding sequence ATGCTTCCACTTGTTTTAGACAAAACTTTTAAAAACGAAGATTACACCAAAACTAGCCTACCAAAAGCCGAATATGATAATTGCATTTTTATAGACTGTGCATTTGAATCGTGTTTTTTATCTACAATAAGTTTTCTGGAATGTGAATTCATTAATTGTAACCTTACCAATACCAAATTAAAAGAAACAACTTTTAAAGATGTCTTCTTTAGAGATTGTAAAATGATTGGCATGCCCTTTTATGAATGTAATACCTTTTTACTTTCCGTCAATTTTAAGAATTGTAATTTAGATTTGGCAGCTTTTAATCATCTAAAAATTACCGATACAGTATTTAACGATTGTAGTTTACAACAAACAGATTTTACTGAAACTGACTTATCAAGAACACAGTTTGATAATTGCAATTTAAAAGATGCTACTTTTGAAAATACCATTTTAGAAGCTTCAGATTTTAAAACAGCATATAATTTCAATTTCAGTCCAAATAGAAACAAAATGAAAGGTGCAAAATTTTCAAAATCCAATGTTATTGGTTTGCTTTCTGCGCATCATATCATAATTGAATAA
- the rplT gene encoding 50S ribosomal protein L20, translated as MPRSVNSVAKRARRKKVLKQAKGYFGRRKNVWTVAKNAVDKAMQYSYRDRRNKKRTFRALWIMRINAGARQHGLSYSQFMGKLKANNIELNRKVLADLAMNNPDAFEAIVNKVK; from the coding sequence ATGCCAAGATCAGTAAATTCAGTAGCGAAGAGAGCCAGAAGAAAAAAGGTTCTTAAGCAAGCAAAAGGTTACTTTGGAAGACGTAAAAACGTTTGGACAGTAGCAAAAAATGCGGTTGATAAAGCGATGCAATATTCGTATAGAGACCGTAGAAACAAAAAAAGAACTTTCCGTGCATTATGGATTATGCGTATTAACGCAGGAGCTAGACAACACGGATTGTCGTATTCGCAATTTATGGGGAAATTAAAAGCTAACAACATCGAATTAAACCGTAAGGTTCTAGCCGATTTAGCTATGAATAATCCAGATGCTTTTGAAGCAATTGTAAATAAAGTTAAATAA
- the infC gene encoding translation initiation factor IF-3 has product MKEDQHRINRKITSPEVRLVGDNVEIGVYKTSQALAIADEQGLDLVEISPKAVPPVCKVMDYKKFLYEQKKRDKALKSKATKVVVKEIRFGPQTDDHDYEFKKKHAEKFLKEGAKLKAFVFFKGRSIIFKEQGQILLLRLAQDLEEHGKVEQMPKLEGKRMIMFIAPKKAK; this is encoded by the coding sequence ATAAAAGAAGATCAACACAGGATAAACAGAAAAATCACATCACCAGAAGTTCGTCTGGTTGGTGATAATGTTGAAATAGGTGTTTATAAAACATCGCAAGCATTGGCAATAGCTGATGAACAAGGATTAGATCTTGTTGAAATATCACCAAAAGCTGTACCTCCTGTATGTAAAGTTATGGACTACAAAAAGTTTCTTTATGAACAAAAGAAACGTGATAAGGCTTTAAAATCTAAAGCTACGAAAGTAGTTGTAAAAGAAATTCGTTTTGGCCCTCAAACTGATGATCATGATTACGAATTTAAAAAGAAACATGCAGAAAAGTTCTTAAAAGAAGGAGCAAAACTTAAAGCTTTTGTCTTTTTTAAAGGACGTTCAATCATATTTAAAGAGCAAGGTCAAATTTTATTATTGCGTTTAGCACAAGATTTGGAAGAGCATGGAAAGGTTGAACAAATGCCAAAATTAGAAGGAAAAAGAATGATTATGTTTATTGCTCCTAAAAAAGCAAAATAA
- the rplS gene encoding 50S ribosomal protein L19, with product MESLVKFVQDEFVTRKDLPEFGAGDTITVYYEIKEGEKVRTQFFRGVVLQRRGTGSSETFTIRKMSGSIGVERIFPLNLPALQKIEINKKGSVRRARIFYFRGLTGKKARIKEKRH from the coding sequence ATGGAATCTTTAGTAAAATTTGTACAAGACGAATTTGTAACAAGAAAAGACTTACCAGAATTTGGAGCTGGTGACACTATTACAGTGTATTACGAAATTAAAGAAGGTGAAAAAGTACGTACACAGTTCTTTAGAGGTGTTGTTTTACAACGCAGAGGAACTGGAAGTTCTGAAACTTTCACAATTAGAAAAATGTCTGGGTCTATTGGTGTAGAGCGTATCTTCCCATTAAACTTACCAGCATTACAAAAAATTGAAATAAACAAAAAAGGAAGTGTTCGTAGAGCACGTATCTTCTACTTTAGAGGTCTTACTGGTAAAAAAGCCAGAATTAAAGAGAAAAGACACTAG
- a CDS encoding DUF6095 family protein, giving the protein METKRTNKEVLGKGLKKMTISLVMMFAGPTLFYIATTNKEKPLYIPILIISLVICAGAIFFAFKGLQTIMSSMFDSDKSN; this is encoded by the coding sequence ATGGAAACTAAAAGAACAAATAAAGAGGTATTGGGAAAAGGTTTAAAAAAAATGACTATTTCTTTAGTGATGATGTTTGCTGGACCTACATTATTTTATATTGCAACAACCAATAAAGAAAAGCCTCTTTATATTCCCATTCTGATTATAAGTCTTGTTATTTGTGCTGGAGCTATATTTTTTGCATTCAAAGGTCTTCAAACAATTATGAGCAGTATGTTTGATAGTGATAAATCTAATTAA
- a CDS encoding TonB-dependent receptor, whose amino-acid sequence MIYSTKKLFLLFLLLPLFTLSQERFTLSGVITDESSNETLIGANIIIPSLQTGTTSNEYGFYSITLDKGIYEFQISYLGFKSIVQTINLDIDQTLNFKLAEDSQSLDEIVIVEDVEKLNIRKPQMSLNSLSINTIKQIPVVLGEVDLIKSITLLPGVTTAGEGASGFNVRGGAADQNLILLDEATIFNSSHLFGLFSVFNPDAIKDIKLYKGGIPAKYGGRVSSVLDIYQKEGNSNEFKMNGGIGLVSSRLLAEGPIKKEQGSFLLGGRSSYAHLFLPLFDIDNIAYFYDLNTKLSYKLNDRNNIYLSGYFGRDVFSISDSFENTYGNSVINFRWNHLFSDKLFSNLSLIYSDYDYDLKLNFVEFDWTSGIRNFNVKYDLKHYISNNFKLQYGLNSIYYKFNPGDIKPTTKTSGINPFKLIDKYAFENAIYIDAEHQVTDKLALSYGLRFSSFTRLGQDELNIYENNNPLIFNDELKIYEKADPIGAESFKRSDVIKSFANLEPRLAMAYQLNETASVKASYNKMSQYLHLLSNTSSPTPLDVWTPSGKYVKPQKLHQFALGYFKTLNDNTFNLEVETFYKTIKNRIDYIDGADLIANNAIEQVILNGKARAYGLEVLFRKNEGDFQGWIAYTLSKSEQQTKGRTPEERGINDGLWYNTPYDKTHDISITGSYKLNDKWSLSSNFLFQTGLPSTFPNGQYEYNGISIPIYEARNSSRIPTYHRLDVSAKYTPKNNSNKKWKTEWVFGVYNAYNRKNASSISFRENRTTGVNEALKLSLFGIIPSVSYNFKF is encoded by the coding sequence ATGATATATTCTACTAAGAAACTCTTTTTATTGTTTCTTTTACTCCCCTTATTTACCTTATCACAAGAAAGATTTACCTTGAGTGGTGTTATAACAGATGAGAGTAGCAACGAAACACTTATTGGTGCCAACATTATTATTCCTTCACTACAAACTGGAACAACTAGTAACGAATATGGGTTCTACTCCATTACTTTGGATAAAGGTATTTATGAGTTTCAAATAAGCTATTTGGGTTTTAAAAGCATTGTACAAACCATAAATTTAGATATAGACCAAACCTTAAACTTCAAACTAGCAGAAGACAGTCAAAGCTTAGATGAAATAGTTATTGTTGAAGATGTTGAAAAACTCAACATTAGGAAGCCACAAATGAGTCTCAACTCTTTATCTATAAATACTATTAAACAAATTCCCGTAGTGTTAGGCGAAGTAGATTTAATTAAATCTATAACCCTACTCCCAGGAGTTACTACTGCTGGCGAAGGTGCTTCTGGATTCAATGTTCGTGGTGGTGCAGCAGACCAAAATTTAATATTATTAGATGAAGCCACTATATTTAATTCATCACATTTATTTGGGTTGTTTTCGGTGTTTAATCCTGATGCTATAAAAGATATTAAGCTCTATAAAGGTGGAATTCCTGCAAAATATGGCGGAAGGGTTTCTTCAGTTTTAGATATCTATCAAAAGGAAGGAAATAGTAATGAATTTAAAATGAATGGTGGCATTGGATTAGTATCTAGCAGATTATTAGCAGAAGGTCCTATTAAAAAAGAGCAAGGCTCCTTTTTACTTGGAGGTAGAAGCAGTTATGCTCATTTATTCTTACCATTATTCGATATTGATAATATTGCTTATTTCTACGATTTAAACACAAAATTAAGTTACAAACTAAACGACAGAAACAATATTTATCTGTCTGGGTATTTTGGAAGAGATGTGTTTAGCATTTCCGATAGTTTTGAAAACACCTATGGAAATTCAGTAATAAACTTTAGATGGAATCACTTGTTTTCTGATAAGTTATTTTCCAATTTATCACTTATTTATTCTGATTATGATTACGACTTAAAGCTTAATTTTGTAGAGTTTGATTGGACGTCTGGTATTAGAAATTTCAATGTTAAATATGACTTAAAGCATTACATATCTAACAATTTTAAACTACAATATGGTTTAAATAGCATTTACTACAAGTTTAATCCTGGAGATATAAAACCAACAACAAAAACCTCTGGAATCAATCCATTCAAACTCATTGACAAATATGCCTTTGAAAATGCTATATATATAGATGCTGAACATCAAGTAACCGATAAATTGGCCTTGAGTTATGGATTGCGTTTTAGTTCGTTTACAAGATTAGGTCAAGACGAACTAAATATTTATGAAAATAATAATCCATTAATTTTTAATGATGAACTCAAAATTTATGAAAAAGCAGATCCTATTGGCGCAGAAAGTTTTAAACGTAGTGATGTTATTAAATCGTTTGCCAATTTAGAGCCACGTCTTGCAATGGCATATCAACTTAACGAAACAGCATCTGTAAAAGCTAGCTATAATAAAATGAGTCAGTATTTGCATCTGCTTTCAAACACTAGCTCTCCAACACCTTTGGATGTTTGGACACCAAGTGGAAAATATGTTAAGCCACAAAAATTACATCAGTTTGCTTTAGGATATTTTAAAACCTTAAACGATAATACCTTTAACTTAGAGGTAGAAACATTTTATAAAACCATTAAAAATAGAATAGATTATATAGATGGCGCAGATTTAATTGCTAATAATGCCATTGAGCAAGTAATACTTAATGGGAAAGCTAGAGCCTATGGACTTGAAGTCTTGTTTAGAAAAAATGAAGGTGATTTTCAAGGATGGATAGCGTATACTTTATCAAAATCAGAACAGCAAACAAAAGGAAGAACGCCAGAAGAAAGGGGAATCAACGATGGATTATGGTATAATACGCCTTATGATAAAACCCATGATATATCTATAACAGGATCATATAAGCTAAATGACAAATGGAGTTTAAGCTCAAACTTTTTGTTTCAAACTGGGTTACCATCAACATTTCCAAATGGTCAATATGAATATAATGGTATATCTATTCCTATTTATGAAGCTAGAAACTCTAGCAGAATTCCAACGTACCATAGATTAGATGTATCTGCAAAATACACCCCAAAAAATAATTCTAATAAAAAGTGGAAAACCGAATGGGTTTTTGGTGTATATAATGCCTATAACCGAAAAAACGCATCGTCTATTAGCTTTAGAGAAAATAGAACAACTGGAGTAAATGAAGCGTTAAAACTATCTCTTTTTGGAATCATTCCTTCTGTTTCTTATAACTTTAAATTCTAA
- a CDS encoding DUF4249 domain-containing protein → MKNSKSFRKHLNNIKAVSKKLILILISITIYSCEDVIDLDLNTSQPKLIIEASINWVKGTSGNEQEIKLSLSTPFYNNQATPANNAQVSIFDTNANEFIFNEDNTTGIYKNNTFIPVLNAEYTLVVNYEGETYSGTEILKSVVPIDYVEQKNDGGFSGEETELKVYYTDPQNEENYYFFEFSNNFTAYPTLEVYDDEFTNGNQIFGFYTEEDLTSGHEVTIKNHGISEAFYEYMFILLQQNSEEGGGPFETTPATVRGNCINQTNPDNFPFGYFRLSEVDEIIYIVE, encoded by the coding sequence ATGAAAAATTCAAAGAGTTTTCGCAAACACTTAAACAATATAAAAGCAGTGAGCAAAAAGCTAATATTAATACTAATAAGTATAACAATATATTCATGTGAAGATGTAATTGATTTAGATTTAAATACGTCACAACCTAAATTAATTATTGAAGCCTCAATAAATTGGGTAAAAGGAACTAGTGGAAATGAACAAGAAATAAAGCTATCATTATCTACTCCTTTTTACAATAATCAAGCAACTCCTGCGAATAATGCACAAGTTTCAATTTTTGATACAAACGCAAATGAATTTATTTTCAACGAGGATAACACAACTGGTATATATAAAAACAATACATTTATTCCAGTTTTAAATGCTGAATATACACTAGTGGTAAATTATGAAGGTGAAACATATTCAGGTACAGAAATTTTAAAATCTGTAGTGCCAATTGATTATGTTGAACAAAAAAACGATGGAGGCTTTTCTGGAGAAGAAACTGAATTAAAAGTCTATTATACAGATCCTCAAAATGAAGAGAATTATTATTTCTTTGAATTCAGCAATAATTTTACAGCTTATCCCACGCTTGAAGTATATGATGATGAATTTACGAATGGTAACCAAATTTTTGGTTTTTACACAGAAGAAGACTTAACCTCAGGACATGAAGTAACCATAAAAAATCATGGTATTTCTGAAGCTTTTTATGAGTATATGTTTATTTTATTACAACAAAATAGTGAAGAAGGCGGTGGTCCTTTTGAAACAACACCAGCAACAGTTAGAGGAAATTGTATCAATCAAACAAATCCAGATAACTTTCCATTTGGGTATTTTAGACTATCAGAAGTTGATGAAATTATATATATAGTTGAATAA
- the rpmI gene encoding 50S ribosomal protein L35, translating into MPKMKTKSSAKKRFKLTGSGKIKRKHAFKSHILTKKSKKRKLALTHSTLVHESDEANIKQQLRLK; encoded by the coding sequence ATGCCTAAAATGAAAACAAAATCTAGTGCCAAGAAACGTTTTAAGTTAACTGGTTCTGGAAAGATCAAAAGAAAGCATGCTTTTAAGAGTCATATTTTGACAAAAAAATCTAAAAAGCGTAAGCTAGCTTTAACTCACAGTACATTAGTACATGAGAGCGATGAAGCAAACATTAAGCAACAATTACGTTTAAAGTAA
- the thrS gene encoding threonine--tRNA ligase, with protein MIEITLPDGSVRSYENNITAMDVAKDISEGFARNVISAKFNDKTIEASTTLTTNGNLVLYTWRDDEGKKAFWHSSAHILAQALEELYPGVKLSIGPAIDNGFYYDIDLEDRSISDKDFKTIEDKMLEIARGKHEFKLKSVSKADALSLYKEQNNEYKVELIENLEDGDITFCDHSTFTDLCRGGHIPNTGIVKAVKILSVAGAYWRGDENNKQLTRVYGTSFPKQKELTEYLELLEEAKKRDHRKLGKQLELFTFSQKVGQGLPLWLPKGAALRARLEDFLKKAQQKAGYEMVVTPHIGQKELYVTSGHYAKYGEDSFQPIKTPKDDEEFLLKPMNCPHHCEIYNAKPFSYKELPKRYAEFGTVYRYEQSGELHGLTRVRGFTQDDAHIFCTPDQLDTEFKEVIDLVLYVFGSLGFENFTAQVSLRDMNNLDKYIGSPENWEKAEQAIINAANDKGLNYVIETGEAAFYGPKLDFMVKDALGRQWQLGTIQVDYNLPERFDLTYKGSDNELHRPVMIHRAPFGSMERFVAILLEHTGGNFPLWLMPEQVIILSISEKYEKYAEKVLNLLENDEIRALIDNRNETMGKKIREAEMNKIPYMIIVGENEENENKISVRQHGGEDLGMINVEDFSKIVETEINKTLKQFKV; from the coding sequence ATGATCGAAATTACTTTACCAGATGGCAGTGTAAGAAGTTATGAGAACAACATTACTGCAATGGATGTTGCAAAAGATATTAGCGAAGGTTTCGCAAGAAATGTTATATCTGCTAAATTCAATGACAAAACTATTGAAGCTTCAACGACATTAACAACCAATGGTAATCTTGTTTTATATACATGGAGAGATGATGAGGGAAAAAAAGCTTTTTGGCATTCGTCTGCACATATATTGGCTCAAGCATTAGAAGAACTTTACCCAGGAGTTAAATTATCTATAGGACCAGCTATTGATAATGGTTTTTATTATGATATAGATCTTGAGGACAGAAGTATTTCTGATAAAGATTTCAAAACAATTGAAGACAAAATGCTAGAAATTGCTCGTGGGAAACATGAGTTTAAACTTAAATCGGTTTCTAAAGCTGATGCATTATCATTATATAAAGAGCAAAATAACGAGTACAAAGTAGAGCTTATTGAAAATCTTGAAGATGGAGATATTACGTTTTGTGACCATTCTACATTTACAGATTTATGCCGTGGAGGACACATTCCTAATACAGGAATTGTTAAAGCTGTAAAAATTTTGAGCGTAGCTGGTGCGTATTGGAGAGGTGATGAAAACAATAAACAACTCACTCGTGTATATGGAACTTCTTTCCCAAAGCAAAAAGAGCTAACAGAATATTTAGAACTATTAGAAGAAGCAAAAAAACGTGACCATAGAAAATTAGGTAAGCAGCTTGAACTTTTTACTTTTTCACAAAAAGTTGGACAAGGACTTCCTTTATGGTTACCTAAAGGAGCAGCTTTAAGAGCTAGGTTAGAAGATTTCCTTAAAAAAGCACAACAAAAAGCTGGTTACGAAATGGTAGTAACACCTCATATTGGTCAAAAAGAACTTTATGTTACTTCTGGGCATTATGCAAAATATGGAGAGGATAGTTTTCAACCAATAAAAACACCAAAAGATGATGAAGAATTCTTACTAAAACCTATGAATTGTCCGCATCATTGCGAAATATATAATGCTAAACCTTTCAGTTATAAAGAGCTCCCTAAAAGGTATGCTGAATTTGGCACAGTATATAGATATGAACAAAGTGGAGAGCTGCATGGTTTAACAAGGGTAAGAGGTTTTACTCAAGACGATGCACACATATTTTGTACTCCTGATCAATTAGATACAGAATTTAAAGAAGTAATTGACCTAGTATTATATGTGTTTGGCTCTTTAGGTTTTGAAAACTTTACAGCTCAAGTCTCTTTAAGGGATATGAATAACCTAGACAAATATATAGGAAGCCCTGAAAATTGGGAAAAAGCTGAGCAAGCAATTATTAATGCTGCTAATGATAAAGGTCTAAATTATGTAATTGAAACTGGTGAGGCTGCTTTTTATGGTCCAAAACTCGATTTTATGGTAAAGGATGCGTTGGGAAGACAATGGCAACTTGGAACGATTCAAGTAGATTATAACTTGCCAGAGCGGTTTGATTTAACTTATAAAGGTAGTGATAATGAGTTACACAGACCTGTAATGATTCATAGAGCTCCTTTTGGGAGTATGGAACGTTTTGTGGCAATTTTATTGGAGCATACTGGCGGAAATTTCCCTTTATGGTTAATGCCAGAGCAGGTAATTATCCTATCAATTAGTGAGAAATATGAAAAATACGCCGAAAAAGTTTTAAATTTGTTAGAAAATGACGAAATTCGCGCCCTTATTGACAATAGGAATGAGACTATGGGTAAAAAAATTCGGGAAGCCGAAATGAATAAAATTCCATATATGATTATTGTTGGTGAGAACGAAGAGAACGAAAATAAAATTAGCGTTCGCCAACATGGAGGAGAAGATTTAGGCATGATAAATGTAGAAGACTTCTCGAAAATTGTTGAAACAGAAATAAACAAAACATTAAAACAATTTAAAGTTTAA
- a CDS encoding NADP-dependent isocitrate dehydrogenase, producing MSKIIYTKTDEAPALATYSLLPIVKAFTKSSNISIETKDISLAARILASFPDFLSEDQKQNDALAELGDLVKLPEANIIKLPNISASIPQLKGAIKELQSKGYALPNYPDEPENDEEKSIKTRYDKIKGSAVNPVLREGNSDRRAPKAVKNYAKKNPHSMGKWSSSSKSHVSTMTEGDFCHNEKSITLAEATTVTIEHTDAEGNTTILKDNLTILKGEIIDASVMQKNVLLRFLEAQVQDAKNKGVLFSLHMKATMMKVSDPIIFGHAVRVFFKDLFEKHAETFDEIGVDVNNGFGNLLSNLSEVSEEKRQEILADIDACYKNNPDLAMVNSDKGITNLHVPSDVIIDASMPAMIRNSGQMWNAKGKSQDTKAVIPDSSYAGIYTATIDFCREHGAFDPTTMGTVPNVGLMAQKAEEYGSHDKTFEVVSNGTIRVVDSNNNTLTEHTVEAGDIWRMCQVKDAPIQDWIKLAVSRARATDVPAVFWLDEDRAHDAELIKKVNMYLPNYNTSGLDIQILSPIKATQFTLKRMKNGKDTISVSGNVLRDYLTDLFPILELGTSAKMLSIVPLMNGGGLFETGAGGSAPKHVQQFVEENHLRWDSLGEFLALAVSLEHLSETTNNPKAKVLADTLDDATEKLLENKKGPSRKAGELDNRGSHFYLAMYWAQELANQETDLELKNQFTNIAKELTNNETAIVDELNKIQGASINIDGYYEPNETLVSQAMRPCKIFNDILKSL from the coding sequence ATGTCGAAAATAATTTATACAAAAACTGACGAAGCTCCAGCTTTAGCAACCTATTCATTACTTCCAATTGTAAAAGCGTTTACAAAATCGTCAAACATTTCTATAGAAACAAAAGATATATCCTTAGCTGCAAGAATTCTAGCTAGTTTTCCTGATTTTCTTTCAGAAGATCAAAAGCAAAATGATGCCTTAGCCGAATTAGGCGATTTGGTTAAATTACCAGAAGCTAACATCATAAAATTACCAAATATTAGTGCATCTATTCCGCAGTTAAAAGGCGCTATAAAAGAGTTACAATCTAAAGGATATGCCTTACCAAATTATCCAGACGAACCAGAAAATGATGAAGAAAAATCTATAAAAACCAGATACGATAAAATTAAAGGAAGTGCTGTAAATCCAGTGCTTAGAGAAGGAAATTCTGACAGACGTGCTCCTAAAGCAGTAAAGAATTACGCTAAAAAGAATCCACACTCTATGGGAAAATGGAGTTCAAGTTCTAAGTCGCATGTATCGACAATGACTGAAGGTGATTTTTGCCATAATGAAAAATCAATCACACTTGCTGAAGCAACAACTGTAACTATTGAGCATACTGATGCTGAAGGAAACACAACCATACTAAAAGATAATTTAACCATATTAAAAGGAGAAATCATAGATGCTTCAGTAATGCAAAAAAATGTATTACTGCGCTTTTTAGAAGCACAAGTACAAGATGCTAAAAATAAAGGTGTATTGTTTTCTTTACACATGAAAGCAACTATGATGAAAGTATCTGACCCAATTATTTTTGGTCATGCTGTTCGAGTATTCTTTAAAGATCTGTTTGAAAAGCATGCAGAAACCTTTGATGAAATTGGTGTTGACGTCAATAATGGATTTGGAAATTTATTATCGAATTTATCTGAAGTATCCGAAGAAAAAAGACAAGAAATTCTTGCAGATATCGATGCTTGCTATAAAAACAATCCAGATTTGGCTATGGTGAATTCTGATAAAGGAATTACCAATTTGCATGTGCCAAGTGATGTTATTATTGATGCATCAATGCCAGCAATGATAAGAAATTCTGGGCAAATGTGGAATGCCAAAGGAAAATCTCAAGATACAAAAGCTGTGATTCCAGATAGTAGTTATGCAGGAATCTATACTGCAACTATTGATTTTTGTAGAGAACATGGAGCCTTTGACCCCACCACTATGGGAACAGTACCAAATGTTGGACTTATGGCACAAAAAGCCGAAGAATATGGGTCGCACGATAAAACGTTTGAAGTAGTATCAAACGGGACAATAAGAGTTGTTGATTCTAATAACAATACATTAACTGAGCATACTGTAGAAGCTGGTGATATTTGGCGTATGTGTCAAGTAAAAGATGCGCCTATTCAAGATTGGATAAAATTAGCCGTATCTAGAGCTAGAGCTACTGACGTTCCTGCAGTTTTTTGGTTAGATGAAGATAGAGCACATGATGCTGAATTAATTAAAAAGGTAAATATGTATTTACCAAACTACAATACAAGTGGTTTAGATATTCAAATTTTGTCACCAATAAAAGCAACACAATTCACATTAAAAAGAATGAAGAATGGTAAAGATACCATTTCAGTTTCTGGAAATGTACTAAGAGACTATTTAACAGATTTATTCCCCATTTTAGAATTAGGAACAAGTGCAAAAATGCTCTCAATTGTACCATTAATGAATGGTGGAGGTTTATTTGAAACTGGTGCAGGAGGTTCTGCTCCAAAGCATGTACAACAGTTTGTTGAAGAAAATCATTTACGTTGGGATTCATTAGGTGAATTTTTAGCCTTAGCAGTTTCTTTAGAGCATTTATCTGAAACTACAAATAACCCAAAAGCAAAAGTTTTAGCAGATACGCTTGATGATGCTACCGAGAAATTATTAGAAAACAAAAAAGGCCCTTCAAGAAAAGCTGGAGAATTAGATAATAGAGGGAGTCATTTTTACTTAGCAATGTATTGGGCACAAGAATTAGCAAATCAAGAAACTGACTTAGAATTAAAAAATCAATTTACAAATATTGCAAAGGAATTGACAAATAATGAAACCGCAATTGTTGATGAATTAAATAAGATTCAAGGAGCCAGCATAAATATTGATGGTTATTATGAACCAAACGAAACATTAGTATCTCAAGCAATGAGGCCTTGTAAAATATTTAATGATATATTGAAAAGTTTATAA